The Rhodospirillales bacterium genome contains the following window.
TCGGCCGACGCGCGGCCGGAAGAGCTGTACACCGAGGGCACCGGGTCGTTCGAGTTCCAGCGCACGGCGTCGCGCCTGATCGAAATGCAGTCGGACGACTACATTTCCTCCTGGGACGACCGGGGCTGACTTCTCACAGATCGAGCAGAACCGGCGGCGATCCGAAGTTCGCCCTCTGGGATGATGGAAGTTTTCACGTTCGCCTATCCCGCGATGCGGCCCGC
Protein-coding sequences here:
- the zapE gene encoding cell division protein ZapE, translated to SADARPEELYTEGTGSFEFQRTASRLIEMQSDDYISSWDDRG